The Archocentrus centrarchus isolate MPI-CPG fArcCen1 chromosome 24, fArcCen1, whole genome shotgun sequence DNA segment CCACCTCGCTTGTATAGGTCAGAATTTGCCAACAGGGAATCCCTGCGGGATACACTGCTACTGGTAGAGCTGGATACTGGAAGAAAAATAATTGACAAGGCcctttaagaaaacaaaaacaaacaaacaccccccacccaaaaTCTAACAAAACATTGTTATGAATTAGGCATGGTAACGCACAACCACTTAAGGtcatcagggaaaaaaaaaaaaagaagacattgtCTATGTAAAAGCAACATGTTTAGCAACTTACCAGAAGAGCCAAAACCTCCAAGAGCAGAGCCCAGGCCAACGCCAAGAGAGCCACCAGTGCTGCTGAAACCCAGGGAGGagcttggtggtggtggggcagCAGAGGTGTGTGAGAAAAGGGAGCTGCTCTGAGAGGTGTTAGGGACTGATCCAGAGCCATAGAATGAGCTCGAGGGCAGGCCGCTGCTGGGTGGAggagcctgctgctgctgcggctgAGGTTGAGGCTGAGGCATAGAGCGGTACAGCCCATTGGCAGGAGGACCAGACATGTTGTTACCAGAGCCAGATGcagacactgctgctgctgatggagaGATAAGCAGTGTGAGGGGTCAAAGGTGAGGAAAGGTCACATGAACTATGTGAGTGGTACTAATCaagtaagaacaggaaacaaaaactaACATAATAGAATTATGCAAAATTGGTATTTGAGAACTGACAATGCATTTCATGGAGTAgccactttaaataaataaataatcctgTTCCTattattaacacacacacacacacacacacacacacacacacacacacacacacacacacacactgtatcaTCTGCTAAAACACATTACATGCAAGCACTCATAGGAGGACAGCTATACAAATACACTTGTGCTATACTGTGTCTGTTCAAAGGTGGCCATGGAGATTTGGCAGATTTCTGCTCCTCCAAATAACTTTCAATTAATTTGCCACAGATAACAGGTAAAGACAAATGACCAGCCCAaatataaatcattttaaaaatgcagaattAAATAAAGACATATACAGCTATCTTTGTGAGAGCCACACTGCAGTTTAAACCATCCGAGTAATAACACTTTATAAAAGTTAGGATATTTTGGCAGActcatttttttccacctttATTTAAAGGTAACTGCTTCGTTTGGTATTTATGTGTGGTGGTTAATAATCGAGGTAAGAGGCTTAGGAATGAATTGAAGGTAATGAATGTCCTCAAAATCGGCATTACATATATTCGGGCCTCCAATAATATAGTTGCAAATTTGAAGCAGATGTCAGATGACCAACTTTATTTTAATCAGATAAAATAAAGGGCCATTTCATAGTTGGTGACattggaggggaaaaaattccttaatattaacaaaaaaaaaaggtcttaccAGCCTGTGCTGCTGCATGATTGATAAGAAGAGGGGTCTGAACTAAACGAACTGGGCCACCCAGACCGGTTCGAGCACCAGGGCCCATCACCAAAGCTCCAGTCTGGTCATAATAGGCCGCAGGGGCCAAAACCTGATATCCTGAGgaagcacaaaaataaataaatgtcagaaATTACACTTTACTTTTAATAAACAACATAATAAAAGAGTGTTAAAAGAGTAAATaaaagagtgtttttttttaataacaactTCCACATTGTGCCCacttaaccctctgaggtctggAGTATAATTGGCCATTTTGGACCGCTTTTGATttttacctttatatttcaccttaacaactgtttaccttgcctggTTTGGTATCATTGTTTTCAGCACAACTTCAcatgtgactgtacagttatcTTTTCAATTTGACACACCGCATTAATGCAATTAacctaacacacaaaaaacattaaatctaAGTAGAAAAGATTTTTGtaactgtgaaaaccacaaacatgaactacactcaacaaaaacacaaacgcaCAAAAAATTTCccattttatcttatttatattgtttatatttttgagtatattttgataaattaaaatacaaatacaagttgtaaattaaaaaaaaaaaaaaaaaaacttcaaattttAAAACTCGCTATCACCCAGTCACTCTGACACACACCTTTCACAGGCTCCTCAGCAATCAAATGCACGTTGCCATATaattttttgattggttgatgtggtgcatttttccacaaataggaaaggggatgttatgatttagtttttttgtttttttttggctggcaAGCACTTCCTGCTAGCGAAGATCCTGTTTTTACAGTTTCCTCCTGCACCAAATGCACATCTAACATGAGGAcgatatacaggaaaaagcatggcgtaGATTTTTGACAACTCTCTTTTTACTTGGTCTATCAACACAATTGAAAAACTGGTACACTGTTTGAAGTATGCACTTTCCACACAAGTAAAACAGAGACTCAGTGAGGCAGTGTTCTGCTGCTATGCCATCTTAAATCAACAACGCCATTCAGGGACACTGGAGCATCTGTCAGCCCCAGAGAGTTAATAtaaaacactgaagaaaaacTGCGGTATAGTAGAAGTATGAAGTACCAACCAGGCATTCCTGTGTATGCCAATGCAGggtttgcagcagctgctgcagctaaagATTCCTGCTGGCTCTGTTGGCCTTGCCCAGGTGTAAGAGGTCGCTGGTTGGTTCCTGTGCGCATCACCTGGCAGAAAAAGTTGAAAATATTGTCACTGGCGATTGCCCATTTCAACTTGACTTCACAACTTACAATAAATGTGACTAAATGACGAAAAGCTAAGATTTAACTCGTGTTTCACCCTAACTGTTTGGTTTGATTTCAAAAGTTGCTTGGAAACATAAATCAACCAACCCCACAACTGTTATGAAGTAAATGTACAACTGGTTCCACTCCACAGAAACTTTTAACTTCTCTAAAATTTAACAGCAGGTCTTTGTGTATTCATGGCTGACTTATTTTTAGGGCTTGTTGTCTTAAACATTTTACACATGAAAACCAGTCAcagaaaaatgactgaaactgCTTCCTGAATTACATTCTTATACAACCATACAGGAGAAATTAAATATGGAATTAATATTTAAACTTAAAATTGGTGAGAAACAGTCAGGACAACTTCTATAAATAATTCCTACCTGTGGTTGCCCTGGACCCTGACTGGATGCTTGCTGATTGGCTGAGTGATTGGCAGTAGATGCGGGCTGCTGCTGGAAAAGATTAGCAGGGTAAACACCCCAAGGGACGCCGTAGTACTGTGGTGGAACGACTGTGGGACCTAAAGGAGAAATATTTCTGAAGTTATACACTGGACCTTGGCAGAAGAGCcttgaaaattattatttttttttttttaaatctgctggATTTCAATGAGAAGCTAAAGTGAAATGCAAATAGGAATATGCGATCACCTGCAAGCGTGGCTGCTGCTGCCAGCCCAGCGGCAGTGTAGGGATCAGCTCCAGGTGGGGCAGCATTAATGATGTAAGGATTTGGCACAAATGCAGGAGCAAGGCCAGCTGAGTAATTGGAGGAAGAGCAATGTAACTCACATTTCCACATTAAGTCTCATTCAAAGGTCTACGCGACtcaaacagagaaaaccaagAGACAAAGCAGTTAAAAAGCATTGCAAGACACAAGGTACTACACACTGAGGAGGGCAAACAAATTTATCTCACCaagatgctgctgctgagccGCAGCCAGCGCATACTGTTgttgctgagctgcagtgagcTGTTGAACGGTCAGTTGATTAGACCTCTGGaacaactaaaacaaacaaaaacaaaaaaaaataatgctgcaaCCTGCTGAGCAAATTaagagcttgattttttttaaaaatttgtgaaTTTAACAGACCTGCTGCTGAGAGCTGTAGTCAAACAATccaactggagtccctgaagaGTCCACCTGAATCTGGTTACCAGCATAGTCAAACTGTAAGGACTCCACACCAGCTTGCTGCTCCATGCCTCCCATGTTTTGGGCCTCCTGGTTCTGGAAGTCCTCAGCTGGGATCTTGTTTTGGGAAGGGTTCTGTTGTTGGAGAGCATGAGGGTGGTGCGCCCCCATCATCTCTAAACCTGTCTGACTGGGCCCCATCCTCTCTACAGCCTCGGTGGGAGAAGCTTGACGGCTTCCAGGAGTTGGGctggaaaacaaattaaatttaagAAACTGTAGATGTTCACAATATCAAACACATCCTGATCTTTTATGTTTAGTTCTTGAACTGAAAGGCTGCAACTTGCTCAAACACCAGAGACATAAGAtagttatatttattatttaaaaaaaaaaaaaaaggttaaataaaatgaagtgaCTATCAGTTAACTTGTATCTCTGTAAAAGGAAAACCTACTTGAAGTCTTTACAGTCTCTGTCCATGCCGTTTAGCAGACCTCTTCCATTGGCTTTAGTAGGATCACTCTCCTCTCCCACCTTCATCTCTGGGCTTTTGTCCTCTTCAAAAGGCGACACCTTCTCTTGTGCATCACTCTTCTCTCTCCCATCTTGGTCAGCATCTCCTGCACCCTGTataaataagaacaaatttAGAAAAAGAAAGGCAAACCTCACTTTAGGCAAGATCAGTGAGATAGAACGGGTTAACTTACATAGCCACCATTCCTGTAGCGACCATCCATCTTGTCACCAGGGGAGGAACTCAGGACGTACTCCACCATGCTCACGCCAAGGCCTCCACCTTCTGAGCGAGGTGAAAGCACAGAATTGGCATCACCATTCCCATGGAAACCCTGGCCTGGCCGCCGCTGCACCATGATTGGCTGAGACACTGAATGATCTGAACGAAAATCTGTAATCAAATACAGTGGCAAGAGACTCGAACCCGTGGAATTACCTGCTTTTCTGCACTCAATGGTCATGAAATGTCATTTACTCTTCATCTGAgtcacaagtaaacacaaacgTGGTGTTGAACCCAGAGAAACAATCTCTCGTCTGTTTAAGGAGCACCCTGTTTAAAATTTACAGTGCTAGTGGAAAAAGTAAGGGAACCCTTGGATTTAACACAATGGCTGAAGCTCCCGAACCTCAAATGGTTTCTGTAGCCAAGTTTAGGAGGAACTGTGAATCATTCTTCCCAGAATTCTCTCACTTCAGCCAGATTGATAGGAATGAATGGCTGGTGTGAATGACCCTCGAGGTCACTCTTCAGCATCTCTATTGGATTAAGAGACTGTGCTCTGACAGCACCATTAGACTCTCTTCTTGTAAAGGAGCCATTATGCTTTTCCTCAGTTGTGGTCATATATGAATGGGCGCAATGAtgaatgctcatattaaacaacTGTTTAAAATTGGAAAACACAGAAAGTAAGCCAAATGCTCAGGGTTCAAACTGTTCAAACACTTCTTTTTACTCtttgctctgtatgatgtcagtgagagcagataTCCTCAATAGTTATCTCAAGCACACATCTCTTGGTGTGAGCTCAACAGCCCAACCatcctgctgttcaaacctacTGTTTagaaggggcagccaatcagaacaatGTTGGTTTAGAAAGAAGGGAGGTAAAATTGTTTCAGACAGCAGATGAACTGAGGGgttgcaccaaggcccagtacgAGATAAACGAGGATTACTTTGAACTGTGAAAGCTGCTCTAACAGAGCCCAGGaacaaaaatatggagctggaaatgagccaAATGGAAGTCACAGAATTTACTTTGATGTTTAGCAGCATCATTCAACCAAACATTTTTGCAGCAGTGTTGTGGAGGATCACAGCACTCTTTGGCAAACATTGGGGATGATTTTATGGCCTTCTCCTTACTGCTCTAATTCGCAATGATTCATGCATGGTAGACTCATCTTCACCATGTTGTAGCCTCAAACATGGACAAAATTCTGAGAGGATTTGTGTGCCATtacatacttaaaaaaaaaaagaagaaaaagaataaaataccTGGTTTGTTTATAATTGTAACTCAGATGAAAATCTGACCTCATTTTATTACAAATTTCCAAAGGGTTCACATACTTTTTCTTGCCACTGTATTTATATAGTTCTAATAGTGTATACATTAAAAAACGTAGAGCTGGCAGGCACCTGtgcaaactgaggtatgctatTTCCAAACACtggaagagattttttttttgcccaaatATCTAACAATGAAGTCactagaaaaaagaaaagctacaATATAGTAATAGACAAATTATAGAGGCCACTTACGAGATGATCCCCATGCATTGTCTCTCCATTCTTCTCCAAGAAGTATTCCTTTCCTGCCGTCCTTGGCCAGCTCATCAGAATCCCAGAGCTTTTTTGCTGGcaaaagctaaagaaaaaaaaaaggtttttcaacatctctgcacagcatAGAAATGCATTTGCTTTTAGGATTACAAACTATGAGAGTAaaggcagtggttctcaaatccaggcctcgtggcccagtgtcctgaaggttttagatgtgtccctgatccaacctCATTTATAAATGACACTTTTTGCTTCCTTCGTCTATGTGTATTCCTACTTGTTTACAGGAGGGAAGGGCACCTCACAGAGTGAATGACGGCATTTGTCATTATATAGCCTTTGATTTTACTTGTTCATAAGAATTTAATACTGACACCAGATTAATATGTCTATTATTTAGTAAAAGCTGGATTGGTTGGCTACAGTGATGTCTAGGAGAGTGCGAAAGGCTGATCAGTCACTCTCAGCGAGCTTAAAGTCTGTTCAGTGCTTTTGAAAAGAATCTGTATAACCTGTGTAATATTTTCAGACTGCTCTTAAAATAGATTAATTTTGGACTGGAAACATTTTCCAGAGTGCTTAGGTTTAGatttcaacaagacaatgacccaaTCCATGCTGCCAGGAAAAAGGCTGGTTGAGCTTTCTGGGAAAGCTGTGCCAAGCTTTTAGGATCACTTCTAAGAAGACTTGTCATTGGTGAATTGTCATTGGTAAGGCAACTCTCTCTACTACAAGTGGTGCTGTAAAGAAGTACTAAGTGATGAATTTGATTACTTAAGTAAATCGgccattttattcttttttataaaatgacaaatatatatgaaaaaacaGTATATTTTTGAAAGAGTGAAGCCTCTGGGGCCAACAAACATTTATAGATATTAAAGTTTTGTTGTATTCTACATATGCATATCATTAATAAAATGGAAGGGCGGGGGTTGATGGATTTAAATAAAAGGTAACGTGAGCTAGTTTACAATAAGTcagtattttaaatatttagaaTTAATAGTGTTCTAAACAGGgatactttaaaaataatttaaactgcATGTCAGTGCGTTATTACACATGACTGAAGACAGCCATACTTCAATCTATTCTCTGTAAAATGTTTAAAGTTACTTTTCAagtcaagaggaaaaaaaaaaaaaaaaatgaaatcacagAAAACTGTACAAGAGTGAGAAGACAGACCGATGTTCAGACAAAACCCTCCTTACCTCTCCCATCCCCCTCGACTCCAAAGCAAGAGCTTGAAAGTCATAGTTCATTTCATCCACTACACGGACCTAAGacaaaggatttaaaaaaaaagaaaaaagaaaaagttttttgattaacatttttaatgaaacagcATTGATTTAACAACATTTGGAGACAACTAAGATTTTacccaaaatgcaaaaaagctcTTCTTATAAAAACAAGTGACACTTCAAATAAATTCATGAATACTCATGGCAAAGAACAACAAACTAACATCTGTTCttaatttttgtttaataatttttaCATTACTTAGCATTCTGGTTTTGTGAATTAAGCCAGACATGACTTATGGGTTACACAGTATGTGAAAAAGCTGCTCAGCCAATAACTGACTGttctttaataaagttattttacaTGATGCATCTAGCCCTGACTGATTGTGAAAGTGAAATGCAAACACATCTAACACAATCACTGAGCATTGGTTATTGCATGAAacacctttttacatttttaagaggaagggaaaaaaaaaacaaaaaaaaaaaaaaaaaaaaaaaaaaaacaacttcctcTACAGGATGtgttaaaacaagaaaaaaaaatatcaagtagGGTCTATGCACAGCTAAACACAAATCCCACATCATCATTTGTAAAGACGGGGGATTACACTTGTTCCTTTACAGGGAACACTGGTTGAATGAAATGGAATAACCTGAAtaaagtttaaaagaaaaagacttaaaataagcttaaaaacaagATGGGGCTTAATATCGAACACCAACAATGCTGCACAGCAGCTCATAATACTGTGGAGACTGGATATGAGGTGTGGCTATTAAATAGTGATGCTTATGCATTTTGAAATTAAGAGAATTGGTTTCCGGATGTAGCATCAATGAAGTAACATTACTACAGCCAAATCTGATCtaacagtgaagaagaaaagcacaaaTCCCCTTAGACCACTAATGGAAGAAGACTTACTACGCTGCTTTGATCACTGAAAGCCTCGAGCGCAGCAGTCTGTGGGTGCAGAAGGGGAATAATTTGAAGGGGAAAAGAATTAAAACACAAGCTCTCGTCATTACAACTGAATTACAGTATTTAATACAATTATTTAATAACCACACTTCCTATTACATCCCTGGCTCAGATAAATGATATGATTCACATCCCTGCTGTGCGGATACAATGGCCAAAGACCCAATCGTGCTGATATATCTTCTCCAAATCAGAAGTAGTGCTACTGCTTTCTTAGTCTGTACGCCAACCCTCATCTCATGTTTGATTGGGCAAATGACTGAACAGACCTGTCTGTAATTCCAACACTGACAAAGGATTACATGTAAAAGATTGTTTATATGCTGTTTACATCAATATAATAATCAGTGATTTGTTCTGTCTGCTTATCTGGTGTGCACTAAACTGTATATCACTTCACTCCCCCTCCAAACTCTACCTGATCAACATGATTGGCATCCCCGGTGGGCCAGCGATGCTTGCTAGGTGTGCAACTCACAAGCTGCTCTCCAGGCTGCCTTTGAAAAAAGTATCCTACTGTGGCATCATCCTGAGACCTCCCGCTCAGCGGAGGCTGCGGGGTACCTGGGGTAGGGTTAGGAACTCTGTCCATGCCCTGTATATGTGGCCCTCCAGGAGCCTGACCAGCTCCTCCAACTGCAGCTAGGGGCCCTCCACCATGAACTCGAACACCCCCAGACTCAGGAGCACCATTTGCATGCAGCATCCCACCTCTTGTCTCCTGCCAGGCCACGTCATTCATACCTAGGATGCTGCATGGAACGCTCATTCCACGGGAAAGCCTAATAAACAGACAATAAAGTAGGATTTAGTCACTGAAATATGCtgcttttcttattttaagTTTACTTGTGTAAAGTTTAGAGAAAGAACTCTTATTCGAGGACATAGTTTTTGGGATGTCCTGCATAATTACATATAACTGACTAACCGCAAACACTATCACAATATTGACTCAGATGTGATTTTAAGTTAATTATATAAGGTAAAGTAGCACCCATTACAACGTAGTGTTTACAGTATCACGATGGGCTTTTcatcatgatgatgatgctaTAATTGTTGACTTAAATCCTCTCTGAGTCTTCAGACAAATCAACTTTTGCAGTACATCCCATAAAAGACATTCATGCGAAAGAATAATAAAAGGATAATGAATGCTTTTAATTTTACTACCCGGGACACGACTAATTCCCGTGGTGCTAACAACAGGCCAGTGCTATAATCGTCGGATTCTGCTAAACAAATTGTCATACAACAGACCATTAACGTTTGGCTGATTTAGAATAATCGGGCCAAGAACAAAACAAGCGACTGGCATGGATGTTGTAAGAGCTTGTAAGAGCAACACTGCTAGGTAACGTTGTCGTTAGCTAAATATTAACTGGTGACCATAAAACCGACGCTACCGTTTGTATTGCAAGGCCTAtcgaacacaaacacacatgcaattATCCAACAGTAACCACggctgatttttttaaatgatgtaacGAGCTTGCAACGTTACATTCAACAGTACAAACTAGTCGTTGTGGCACATCGATTAGCAGCCTGCCTGCCTAGCTAGCCTAGCCTAGCCACCAGCAAGCAAGCCGCTGCTACAATAAGCAAGCTAACCTGACGGCTTCAAGCGGGCATTTGCGTAAACGTTTAATTTTTAAGATGGTTTGTGGCGTGCGGTTTCCTGTcttgtttcttttagttttttcttacGTATTCCTGCTATCGGAAATCCAAGATGATTAACGCCAGCTATTAGTTCACTGTAGCTAACGAGCTAGTGCTAACCGCAAAGGGCCTGTTGTGTTTATTATTGGTTAGACATCAAAGAAATTCGTTTACTCACTGTTGTTTTGCAGCCAGTGAGTGGGTTTCCGTGTTAAATCGAACACGTTTTCTTGACCTTATATGCAATATTTACTGTTTACAACACATTACGGCCATCTCCGGGAGTTAACAAACGCTAATAGCCATGTTGCTGTTGTTAGCTAAAACATCAGCCAAACACTGAGTGGCTAAACAACATGGCCCCCCCTTCAAGTTCCAAACAGAGGGGCCTTAACCGCTAAACAAAAGGGGAAATACTCGCACCGCGACGGCCGCCTTCAAAGCAGTCGCCTTACACAGCTTTGGCTTTGGTTGTGAACAGATATCAGGAGATACTCACGCGTTGTCGTGTCGAGAGAGGATCTATGCTTGTTGCACGCCGTCAACCCGATTCtatattgttttgtttccttggAGAGAGCGGTGATTTAGCAAAGCTTGGCAGTCAGAGCTAAGAGTTTGCCTACGCCAGTGCCCCCTCCCTGTAAATAGCGTGAACTACGTAGACATGCGTATAACAATGTCAGTGTAAATTCGCCTTCCCGGCGTGCCTTAAGCGCACCAAATCTTGCGCTCATCATACTTCCCGGTATTTTATTAATCAGTCTCAGCGACCCTTCCCCACCTAAAAATACGGTAACATTTCATGGGATAAGCTGGGTTAGTTTGAATTAATGTTTATTAGATAACCGGCTGATTATATTTTGTGAACAATGTTGacccagtaaaaaaaataacaagcaaTGTTTCCGGGAGGCTTATTTGAAGGGAGAGGCTTCAAATAAGAACTAGTGTATATATGTCATCGTACTGTGATATTTGATTGATTTCGGCTGATTCTCGGTCGGGTGGGTCCTCGTGGTCCGTGACTCTCCTTCCTCTAATATAAGAAAACCCGACGTGATCCAATCACCTCTTCCTTTACAGACGGTGATCTCACCTCCCCATTTCCGATTGGATTGCTATATTTAGGAAAACGCCCTATGCTTTATAAAGAGATTGCTGTAGTTTGTGGCAAAGGCTGTGGAGTTAGAAGAAAGGACAGGCTCGCAGGACGAGTTTGACCAGCGTCTATTTCAAGTATAAAAAGTGCTGGAGTTGACAGGACTACAGATTACAACTGCAGGTTTTGGACTGAGCCGCGCCTGAGAGAGAACTAGGAAAGGCAGCCATGGCAGACATACGAAAGAAACTTGTCGTGGTGGGAGACGGTGCGTGTGGGAAAACATGTCTACTGATAGTATTCAGCAAAGACGAGTTCCCCGAAGTGTACGTCCCGACTGTGTTTGAGACATATGTGGCGGACATAGAAGTGGAAAACAAGCAAGTCCAACTGGCTTTGTGGGACACAGCCGGACAAGAGGACTACGACCGGCTGCGACCACTCTCCTATCCGGACACCGACGTCATTCTGATGTGCTTCTCAGTGGACAGCCCGGACTCGCTGGAAAACATCCCTGAAAAGTGGGTCCCTGAAGTCAAACACTTTTGCCCGAATGTACCCATCATATTAGTGGCCAACAAGAAGGATCTACGCAACGACGAGAACGTGAGGAACGAGCTGTCTCGGTTGAAGCTGGAGCCAGTGAAAACAGAGGATGGCCGGGCCATGGCCATGCGCATTGGCGCATATGACTATTTGGAGTGCTCAGCTAAAACCAAGGAGGGGATTTGGGAAGTATTTGAAACGGCAACACGAGCAGCTTTACAGAAACGTCAAACAAACCAGGATGGCTgtttgaaatgctgtgttttgaTGTGAACTGACTGTCGGTGGGGAGGTGGGGGTAACTGAGAAGCGCAAGACGAGACGTTTCCTCCGGGGTCTGTGTCTGGATATGTGAGGGCAGTGACCGTTGTTTGGACACTCCCTTGAAGTCTGATGCCTTTGCTTGACTGCAAACAAAGCTGATTGGAACACACGAATATCAACTGATATCGGGGTGTTTGTTGGGGGGAAATGCACTGGATACAGCATGTTCTTTTTGGGTCACGTGATCCCAGTCTGACTGGTAGAgggttaaaaagaaaaccacaaaccGTTTGATTTCAGTGggctactttttattttatttttttttaaatccccttCTGATGTGGACGTGGCCTTTCAAAGGCCTGCTGAAGAGCCAAGATTACactgctctttttttgtgtgtgtgttttagaagTTTGCGTAGGTCGCAGCCTTATTGCCAAGGTTATACTTTGTaacaagcaaagcaaaaaaaaaaaaaagcaaaaagcaaaacaaaaacaaatgcactgttatttttattatggcATGACTGAAGTTTGACCTTGCACCGCACCTGGATGCTGCAGCAACTCCTAAAAAGCTTGGTAAAACTACAAGTCATTGCCAGTTTGTTCTGTATAGGTTTTTGTGGTGGTTTAGGGCACTTTGGAAAAGACATTTCATAGCTCAAGTTTAcaattaagttttttttcctggtgtttGTTAGTTAGAGCACAcctaaaaagtgtttttttgatCCCACAgtattacattttcttttctttttttaataattttattaaattatgaaaCCAGTCAAATTTTACTCTAGGTTTACAAAAATACACATGGGCCAGTCTTGAAAAGGGCTAACCACAATGTCTTGTAGTTTTGCAGGTTTTCAGGCAAAGCCTCTGTCACAGTTAAGTGGACAGACACtttatgctttttctttctttttttttttttaaagtttgctaaGCATGCTTTTACCACAGGTTATATCTTCAGCTGTGATTATTGGCTAGTTTATACAAAGACACTGTCCTCTGCACATAGATTTCTGTACAGCTCACCTGAACAGCATCTTTTAAAGCACATACAGTACTACAGTCCATCTCCCTCAGgctctctgctctgtcaaagacttggaaaaaaaacaaaaaacagcttgaAATCTTCTGTTTAGGTACAGCTTCGTTTACAGCGATGCAGACAGTATTGCTCACAGAGGATTAAGCATGTGAGATGGTTTGGCATGTGAGCTTTGTAAAGGGCGTTTTCTCAGAAAGTGTCATGAAACTGCTGTTTGTGACCCAACCTATGGGGGATTAAACCATATGATGGCAACACTTTATTGGAAGTTTTTCATGCAATCCTATTATTAGCACACTTACGTAATAGTTACACACACTTAAACAAGAGGGTTTCCCTTTAACTAATACATGAGAAAAAGTCAAATGTGAAGTACTAATGCTTTATGAAGGTGTATAGAGCTGTTAAACAGAATTAATAGTTGAGaaagacacaatttttttttttttttttttttttttttttttaaatctcaatgTCTTCC contains these protein-coding regions:
- the pum2 gene encoding pumilio homolog 2 isoform X11 → MSVPCSILGMNDVAWQETRGGMLHANGAPESGGVRVHGGGPLAAVGGAGQAPGGPHIQGMDRVPNPTPGTPQPPLSGRSQDDATVGYFFQRQPGEQLVSCTPSKHRWPTGDANHVDQVRVVDEMNYDFQALALESRGMGELLPAKKLWDSDELAKDGRKGILLGEEWRDNAWGSSHHSVSQPIMVQRRPGQGFHGNGDANSVLSPRSEGGGLGVSMVEYVLSSSPGDKMDGRYRNGGYGAGDADQDGREKSDAQEKVSPFEEDKSPEMKVGEESDPTKANGRGLLNGMDRDCKDFNPTPGSRQASPTEAVERMGPSQTGLEMMGAHHPHALQQQNPSQNKIPAEDFQNQEAQNMGGMEQQAGVESLQFDYAGNQIQVDSSGTPVGLFDYSSQQQLFQRSNQLTVQQLTAAQQQQYALAAAQQQHLAGLAPAFVPNPYIINAAPPGADPYTAAGLAAAATLAGPTVVPPQYYGVPWGVYPANLFQQQPASTANHSANQQASSQGPGQPQVMRTGTNQRPLTPGQGQQSQQESLAAAAAANPALAYTGMPGYQVLAPAAYYDQTGALVMGPGARTGLGGPVRLVQTPLLINHAAAQAAAVSASGSGNNMSGPPANGLYRSMPQPQPQPQQQQAPPPSSGLPSSSFYGSGSVPNTSQSSSLFSHTSAAPPPPSSSLGFSSTGGSLGVGLGSALGGFGSSVSSSTSSSVSRRDSLLANSDLYKRGGSSLTPIGQPFYNSLGYSSSPSPIGLTPGHSPLTPPPSLPSSHGSSSSLHLGGLTNGSGRYISAAPGAEAKYRSTGGTSSLFNSSSQLFPPSRPRYSRSDVMPSGRSRLLEDFRNNRFPNLQLRDLPGHMVEFSQDQHGSRFIQQKLERATPAERQMVFGEILQAAYQLMTDVFGNYVIQKFFEFGSADQKLALATRIRGHVLPLALQMYGCRVIQKALESISSDQQVISDIVRELDGHVLKCVKDQNGNHVVQKCIECVQPQALQFIIDAFQGQVFVLSTHPYGCRVIQRILEHCTQEQTLPILEELHQHSEQLGQKYQGVSLEMTPKTYYTVSRDALFKDQYGNYVIQHVLEHGRPEDKSKIVAEVRGKVLVLSQHKFASNVVEKCVIHSSRAERALLIDEVCCQKDGPHSALYTMMKDQYANYVVQRMIDMAEPAQRKIIMHKIRPHIATLRKYTYGKHILAKLEKYYMKSGSELGPIGGPTNGLM